Proteins found in one Geomonas subterranea genomic segment:
- a CDS encoding Flp family type IVb pilin, giving the protein MSDWIKMVYLHLLAGVQNLKSQKGQGLVEYALILVLIAIVCIVIMTALGGKTSEAFNTVNSALAQ; this is encoded by the coding sequence ATGAGTGACTGGATCAAAATGGTTTACCTGCATCTGCTTGCCGGCGTTCAAAACTTGAAAAGCCAGAAGGGTCAAGGTTTGGTGGAGTACGCTCTCATCCTGGTTCTGATCGCCATCGTGTGTATCGTCATAATGACGGCCTTGGGGGGGAAGACGTCTGAAGCCTTCAATACCGTTAACTCCGCTTTGGCGCAGTAA
- a CDS encoding molybdopterin molybdotransferase MoeA has product MISIEEAQRIILENIAPLETEKVTVFHALNRITPKNHIAPWDIPAADNSAMDGFAFLHAGVRDNRLRVCGFLPAGEVRCEPVPPGEAVRIMTGAPVPPGCDTVVPIEDVEEEGEWIVLRGKVKAGDHVRRRGEDISRGDVVIAAGSMLRPQEIGMLSAMGSTSLAVHRRARVAILATGDELLEPGATPEPGKLINSNSYSLAAQVLDAGGDPVLLGIARDTLEATCDKIRAGFNADFLVITGGVSVGDRDFVKAAIEELGGTVSFWKVNMKPGKPLAFATLQGKPVFALPGNPVAAMVSFELFVRPTLLKAMGHTRVFRPVVRAELQQATANKGSRPHLVRGIVSQRNGSYLVSTTGNQSSGRLSSLILGNGLMKLAPESIHAAGETVDVILLDRSFEMSPLDG; this is encoded by the coding sequence ATGATCAGTATCGAAGAAGCACAACGGATCATCCTCGAAAACATCGCTCCGCTGGAAACCGAAAAGGTGACGGTCTTTCATGCCCTGAACCGGATCACCCCCAAAAACCACATCGCCCCCTGGGACATCCCCGCGGCTGACAATTCCGCCATGGACGGCTTCGCCTTCCTGCACGCCGGGGTGCGGGATAACCGGCTCAGGGTATGCGGATTTCTCCCCGCCGGCGAGGTGCGCTGCGAGCCGGTCCCGCCGGGCGAGGCCGTAAGGATCATGACCGGCGCCCCGGTTCCTCCCGGATGCGATACCGTGGTCCCCATCGAGGACGTCGAGGAGGAGGGCGAATGGATCGTGCTGCGCGGCAAGGTCAAGGCGGGAGACCACGTGCGCCGACGCGGAGAGGACATATCGAGGGGGGACGTGGTCATTGCCGCAGGGTCGATGTTGCGCCCGCAGGAGATCGGCATGCTCTCCGCCATGGGAAGCACCTCCCTCGCGGTGCACCGGCGGGCACGCGTTGCCATCCTCGCCACCGGGGACGAGTTGCTGGAGCCGGGGGCGACTCCCGAACCTGGCAAGCTCATCAACAGCAACAGTTACAGCCTCGCCGCCCAAGTGCTCGATGCCGGGGGAGACCCGGTGCTCCTGGGGATCGCGCGCGACACCCTGGAAGCCACCTGCGACAAAATCCGGGCCGGCTTCAACGCCGACTTCCTGGTGATCACCGGCGGCGTTTCGGTGGGTGACCGCGATTTCGTGAAAGCCGCCATCGAGGAACTGGGCGGAACGGTCAGCTTCTGGAAGGTGAACATGAAGCCCGGCAAGCCCCTGGCCTTCGCGACCCTGCAGGGAAAACCGGTCTTCGCCCTCCCGGGCAACCCGGTAGCAGCTATGGTCTCCTTCGAACTTTTCGTGCGCCCTACCCTGCTGAAGGCGATGGGACACACACGGGTGTTCCGGCCGGTGGTCCGGGCCGAGTTGCAGCAGGCGACAGCCAACAAGGGGAGCCGCCCACACCTGGTGCGCGGCATCGTGTCGCAGCGAAACGGCAGCTACCTCGTCTCCACCACGGGAAACCAGAGCTCGGGACGCCTCTCCTCCCTGATCCTCGGCAACGGGCTGATGAAGCTCGCCCCCGAATCCATCCATGCCGCCGGCGAGACGGTGGACGTCATACTGCTGGACCGCAGTTTCGAGATGAGTCCCCTCGATGGGTGA
- a CDS encoding c-type cytochrome has protein sequence MPHSPLTPIRFIIAILLVVAVSGTALADGGKELFDKHCTSCHSIGGGDGGGPDLKGVGGRRSAEWLVKIITDPGKLTAEKDPAQAELVKKFGFEMPNVGVNRGDAEKIVAFLGGGAAAPAGAPAAAGGKEAAAPAAGEAPQPAEIVVTKELLATGRDLFTGKQRFAKGGAPCVSCHRFDYPGVYGGALAADLTNLYGKMGETGVRGVLKSLSFPVMKKIYAERPLTDEESAALTALFKDAATRKHAACDPYPAAGLGFFALCLIAVLLFKRRTK, from the coding sequence ATGCCACATTCGCCCTTGACGCCGATCCGTTTTATTATCGCAATCCTGCTGGTAGTAGCAGTATCCGGCACCGCGCTGGCCGACGGGGGGAAGGAACTCTTCGACAAGCACTGTACCTCCTGCCACAGCATCGGCGGTGGTGACGGCGGCGGCCCTGACCTGAAGGGGGTCGGCGGCAGGCGTTCGGCCGAGTGGCTGGTGAAGATCATCACCGATCCCGGCAAGCTGACTGCGGAGAAGGACCCGGCCCAGGCCGAGCTGGTCAAGAAGTTCGGCTTCGAGATGCCCAATGTCGGGGTGAACCGCGGCGATGCCGAGAAGATCGTGGCCTTCCTCGGGGGAGGTGCGGCAGCCCCGGCCGGAGCCCCGGCCGCCGCAGGTGGCAAGGAAGCGGCCGCGCCGGCAGCGGGAGAGGCGCCGCAGCCGGCGGAGATCGTGGTGACCAAGGAGCTTCTCGCCACCGGCCGTGACCTTTTCACCGGCAAGCAGCGCTTCGCCAAGGGGGGGGCGCCCTGCGTCTCCTGCCACCGTTTCGACTACCCCGGCGTCTACGGCGGCGCGCTCGCCGCGGATCTCACCAACCTCTACGGCAAGATGGGGGAAACCGGCGTGCGGGGCGTGCTGAAGAGCCTCAGTTTTCCGGTCATGAAGAAGATCTACGCGGAACGCCCGCTGACCGATGAAGAGTCCGCGGCGCTCACCGCGCTGTTCAAGGACGCCGCGACCAGGAAGCACGCCGCGTGCGATCCGTATCCCGCAGCCGGGCTCGGCTTCTTCGCCTTGTGCCTGATCGCGGTGCTGCTGTTCAAGAGGAGAACCAAGTAA
- the cpaB gene encoding Flp pilus assembly protein CpaB, with amino-acid sequence MTRPKAVIVVAILALVFAGIAAWLTFHYLQGEMDKTKAVQPQKIVVAASEIPTGTTISEPQLKVTSWPKDSIPPGSALDAKPLVGRVAIRAISKGDAVTEQKLKPKAGGQGAGFLTYIIPLGHRAVTVAVNEVAGVAGFITPNDRVDIVLTTPIPGVQNEKISKIILQNVPVLATGQITEQKEGKPVVVPTVTLDVTPDDSERLVLGASRGTLQLLLRNIADSKPTDGKGATIAKVLAGTPQPTVAAPEPAPAPKPAKPVAKRPAVKKQRVAAAPKAQAPAPAARSSHTVTLIDGGVRTTKEFVLQ; translated from the coding sequence ATGACTCGACCCAAGGCAGTGATCGTAGTGGCGATTCTTGCTCTGGTATTTGCAGGAATTGCAGCCTGGCTCACCTTCCACTACCTGCAAGGGGAGATGGACAAGACCAAGGCGGTGCAGCCACAGAAGATCGTCGTTGCCGCCAGCGAAATCCCCACCGGCACCACGATCAGCGAGCCTCAGCTCAAGGTGACCTCCTGGCCCAAGGACAGTATCCCGCCGGGCAGCGCGCTTGATGCCAAACCCCTGGTGGGCCGCGTCGCCATCCGCGCCATTTCCAAGGGGGACGCGGTGACCGAGCAGAAGCTCAAGCCGAAAGCGGGGGGGCAGGGGGCCGGTTTCCTGACCTACATCATCCCGCTTGGACACCGCGCGGTGACCGTCGCCGTCAACGAAGTTGCCGGCGTGGCGGGCTTCATCACCCCCAACGACCGTGTCGACATCGTGCTCACCACCCCCATCCCGGGCGTCCAGAACGAGAAAATCAGCAAGATCATCCTGCAGAACGTCCCCGTCCTCGCCACCGGCCAGATCACCGAACAAAAGGAAGGAAAACCGGTCGTGGTCCCTACCGTCACCCTCGACGTTACCCCGGACGACTCGGAGCGGCTTGTCCTCGGCGCAAGCAGGGGAACGCTGCAATTGCTGCTAAGGAACATAGCGGATTCCAAGCCAACCGATGGCAAAGGCGCGACCATCGCCAAGGTCCTCGCGGGTACGCCCCAGCCGACCGTCGCGGCGCCTGAACCTGCTCCCGCGCCCAAACCGGCCAAGCCCGTGGCGAAGCGCCCGGCGGTGAAAAAGCAGCGCGTCGCTGCGGCTCCCAAGGCCCAGGCGCCCGCGCCTGCCGCGCGCTCAAGCCACACGGTGACCCTCATAGACGGCGGGGTGCGCACCACCAAGGAATTCGTTCTTCAATAG
- a CDS encoding TadE/TadG family type IV pilus assembly protein, translating to MKDQKGQALVETAIVLPLLILLIMGLFEFGRFLYLKNTINNAARAGARAAAVTPKFDAALHPDGMAATGVTHTMSCTDSEYAASNGAVYRSICNSLFNGIPKNEVVVDIVYTDLATPAGLSSGDSVSITLTWDKFEAVLPILIPITNRIKAEASMRYE from the coding sequence ATGAAAGACCAAAAAGGACAGGCACTTGTTGAGACTGCAATAGTACTCCCCCTATTGATACTGCTGATCATGGGGCTTTTTGAGTTCGGCCGTTTTCTCTACCTCAAAAACACGATCAACAATGCCGCCCGGGCGGGTGCCCGTGCCGCGGCCGTGACCCCCAAGTTCGACGCTGCGCTGCACCCCGACGGCATGGCTGCCACCGGCGTCACCCATACCATGAGTTGTACCGACAGCGAATACGCAGCGTCTAACGGGGCTGTGTACCGCAGCATTTGCAACTCGCTCTTCAACGGCATCCCCAAAAACGAGGTCGTTGTTGACATCGTTTATACCGATCTGGCAACCCCCGCAGGCCTCAGTTCCGGTGACAGCGTCAGCATCACGTTGACCTGGGACAAGTTCGAGGCGGTGCTTCCCATACTCATTCCCATTACCAACCGGATCAAGGCCGAAGCTTCGATGCGTTATGAATAG
- a CDS encoding sigma-54 interaction domain-containing protein: MGRLDVRVRTHLDSTVCYLAREDTLEERVTIRELSLSGALVVGLSTQLSELFAIRPVLPGTGEVELLAKLVRQGKGGSAIRLYYSDQNTMQALWEHIRDHLPPTSSCPYCGHPDDSREGSCDNCNLYLNFSKKNYLERHIENTFAQRLNIRLSRLNLEHIQKIIHFVDSKLLKIQHRSPDREFIGTSPGMLTVFSMLRKVAPTEMSVLLLGESGTGKEVTARSLHTLSGRRDGPFVAVNCAAIPETLLEAELFGYEKGAFTGAYATKKGKFESADGGTLFLDEIGDLPATLQAKLLRFLEDRLVQPVGSALSKKIDVRIVAATNCDLQLSMAQGRFRTDLFYRLNSFTIKLPPLRERGDDKVRLATYFLEKFSRNENRFMEFSEEALEAIRRHPWPGNVRELENKVRRGFLMASGRVIDPECMELDQVDPAVVPDPEPKPASAQRDYVIKVLEQNGYVIAKAARQMQISRPSMYALIKKHGISRDDMK; this comes from the coding sequence ATGGGCAGGCTTGATGTCAGGGTGCGGACGCATCTCGACTCGACGGTGTGCTACCTTGCCAGGGAGGACACGCTGGAAGAGCGGGTGACCATCAGGGAGCTGAGTCTCAGCGGCGCCCTCGTCGTCGGGCTTTCCACCCAGCTGAGCGAGCTGTTCGCCATCAGGCCCGTCCTTCCCGGGACCGGCGAGGTCGAACTTTTGGCCAAGCTGGTGCGCCAGGGGAAGGGGGGCTCCGCCATCCGTCTCTACTACTCCGACCAGAACACGATGCAGGCCCTGTGGGAGCACATCAGGGACCACCTCCCCCCGACCTCTTCCTGCCCTTATTGCGGCCACCCCGACGACTCGCGCGAAGGGTCGTGCGACAATTGCAACCTCTACCTCAACTTCTCCAAGAAGAACTACCTCGAACGGCACATCGAGAACACCTTCGCCCAACGTCTCAACATCCGCCTGAGCCGCCTCAACCTGGAGCACATCCAGAAGATCATCCACTTCGTCGATTCCAAACTCTTGAAGATCCAGCACCGCTCCCCTGACCGCGAGTTCATAGGGACCTCCCCGGGGATGCTGACCGTGTTCTCCATGCTGAGGAAGGTGGCGCCCACCGAGATGAGCGTACTCCTTTTGGGGGAGAGCGGGACCGGCAAGGAAGTGACCGCCCGTTCCTTGCACACCCTGAGCGGCCGCAGGGACGGCCCCTTCGTCGCCGTGAACTGCGCGGCCATCCCCGAGACCCTGCTGGAGGCCGAGCTGTTCGGGTATGAGAAGGGGGCCTTCACCGGGGCCTACGCGACCAAAAAGGGGAAGTTCGAGTCCGCCGACGGCGGCACGCTCTTTCTCGACGAGATCGGGGACCTGCCGGCCACCCTGCAGGCGAAGCTTTTGCGCTTTCTCGAGGACAGGCTGGTGCAGCCGGTTGGGTCGGCGCTCTCAAAAAAGATAGACGTGAGGATCGTCGCGGCCACCAACTGCGACCTGCAGTTGTCGATGGCGCAGGGACGGTTCCGCACCGACCTCTTCTACAGGCTCAACTCCTTCACCATCAAGCTGCCGCCCCTGCGGGAACGGGGAGACGACAAGGTTCGTCTGGCCACGTACTTCCTGGAGAAATTCTCCCGCAACGAAAACAGGTTCATGGAGTTTTCCGAGGAGGCCCTGGAGGCCATCCGCAGACATCCATGGCCGGGCAACGTGAGGGAGCTGGAAAACAAGGTGCGGCGCGGCTTCCTGATGGCATCGGGGAGGGTGATAGACCCGGAGTGCATGGAGCTCGACCAGGTCGATCCCGCCGTGGTCCCGGACCCCGAACCGAAGCCGGCTTCGGCCCAGCGGGATTACGTCATCAAGGTGCTGGAGCAAAACGGCTACGTCATCGCCAAGGCCGCCCGCCAGATGCAGATCAGCCGTCCCAGCATGTACGCCCTGATCAAGAAGCACGGGATCAGCAGGGACGACATGAAGTAA
- a CDS encoding GSU3473 family protein, whose amino-acid sequence MMIRVVYDEYQTGKVHDYLLDALIMQRKIVGFFRSDGYVQLDHGPVRGSGGQYHGHDRRRMLKAA is encoded by the coding sequence ATGATGATACGCGTGGTGTACGACGAGTACCAGACGGGAAAGGTTCACGACTATCTGCTCGACGCCCTGATCATGCAGCGAAAGATCGTCGGGTTCTTCCGTTCGGACGGGTATGTCCAGCTCGACCACGGCCCGGTGAGGGGCTCAGGCGGGCAATACCACGGGCATGACCGCAGGCGCATGCTCAAGGCGGCGTAA
- a CDS encoding ATP-binding protein codes for MGDTEKNLALLFEKAEFKDWILFFDKADALFGKRTDVRDAHDRYANQEVSYLLQRIEQYHGLVILATNQRSHLDPAFARRFQSIIHFPIPRPEERYRLWCNAFPSQVEIAPDIDWRQIAARYELPGAGIMNVTHYCALEVLADQTRRLELKRLEAAILREYVKEGKVV; via the coding sequence ATCGGGGATACCGAAAAGAACCTGGCCCTCCTGTTCGAGAAGGCGGAGTTCAAGGACTGGATCCTGTTCTTCGACAAGGCGGACGCCCTCTTTGGCAAGAGGACCGACGTACGCGACGCCCACGACCGGTATGCCAACCAGGAAGTTTCCTACCTGTTGCAGCGTATCGAGCAGTACCACGGACTTGTGATACTGGCGACCAACCAGCGCAGCCACCTCGATCCGGCGTTCGCGCGGCGGTTCCAGAGCATCATCCACTTTCCCATTCCGCGCCCCGAGGAGCGTTACCGGCTCTGGTGCAACGCATTCCCGTCCCAGGTGGAGATCGCACCGGATATCGACTGGAGGCAGATAGCGGCGCGCTACGAACTCCCCGGCGCCGGGATCATGAATGTGACGCACTACTGCGCGCTGGAGGTGCTGGCGGACCAGACGCGGCGGCTGGAGTTGAAGAGGCTGGAGGCGGCGATCTTGAGGGAGTATGTGAAGGAGGGGAAGGTGGTTTGA
- a CDS encoding type II and III secretion system protein family protein — protein MTCACVTAANAGVPLEVGLYKSILVDFKSQNKKIVLVTLANTKKEAKEKDVEETVAAGKPGTADPSNVIPAGAARKRSSETDTGNTNKFVVPEVLSEYVLKLDGINIGSTSMIIWTKGEGDERPVATFFDLRVVGDRETIQGQIREMAPKDTIDVQYANDTVVLSGNVANDQTRTKAQELAKAFSAKVINNITVNEPQQVLLQVKVAQVDKTSLKKLGISFLVKGNTAEGFSNVIGGPDGKATGVGTGIGNFATLDTYQAGVSYFPAGISSVLQALSSKGLAKVLAEPNLLVKSSQEGNFLAGSKVPIAIIESTNGQATTSIRYEPIGIKLKFKPEVLENGMISLKINPAEVSSIQGFLPVNGYPIIDSRTVETSVELRDGESLILAGLLQEDEVRNMSKIPLLGDIPILGALFRSSSKDITEKELVFFITPKLVKPTVPGGKTELPTDKKLTPEQEKELSWMPLGK, from the coding sequence GTGACCTGTGCATGTGTGACCGCTGCCAACGCGGGCGTACCCCTGGAGGTAGGACTTTACAAGAGCATCCTGGTCGACTTCAAGAGTCAGAACAAGAAGATCGTGCTGGTGACCCTCGCCAATACCAAAAAGGAGGCCAAGGAAAAGGATGTCGAAGAGACGGTCGCCGCGGGGAAGCCTGGCACCGCCGACCCCTCCAACGTGATACCGGCCGGGGCGGCGAGGAAGCGGAGCTCTGAGACCGATACCGGGAACACCAACAAGTTCGTGGTGCCCGAGGTCCTCTCGGAATACGTGCTGAAACTGGACGGCATCAACATCGGCAGTACCAGCATGATCATCTGGACCAAGGGGGAGGGGGACGAACGCCCGGTCGCGACCTTTTTCGACCTGAGAGTAGTCGGTGACCGCGAGACCATCCAGGGCCAGATCAGGGAGATGGCGCCCAAGGACACCATCGACGTCCAGTACGCCAATGACACCGTGGTGCTCTCGGGCAACGTCGCCAACGACCAGACCAGGACCAAGGCCCAGGAACTCGCCAAGGCCTTCTCCGCCAAGGTCATCAACAACATCACGGTGAACGAGCCCCAGCAGGTGCTTTTGCAGGTGAAGGTCGCCCAGGTGGACAAGACATCCCTGAAGAAGCTCGGCATAAGCTTTCTGGTCAAGGGGAACACCGCCGAGGGGTTCTCCAACGTGATCGGCGGACCGGACGGCAAGGCCACCGGGGTGGGGACCGGCATAGGCAACTTCGCCACCTTGGATACCTACCAGGCCGGCGTGTCCTATTTTCCCGCCGGCATCTCCTCGGTTCTGCAGGCGCTGAGCTCGAAGGGGCTCGCCAAGGTGCTTGCCGAACCGAACCTTCTGGTCAAGAGCTCGCAGGAAGGGAACTTCCTGGCGGGGAGCAAGGTACCCATCGCCATCATCGAGAGCACCAACGGTCAGGCCACCACCAGCATCAGGTACGAGCCGATCGGCATAAAACTGAAGTTCAAGCCCGAGGTGCTGGAAAACGGCATGATCTCCCTGAAGATCAATCCTGCCGAGGTCAGCAGTATCCAGGGTTTCCTCCCCGTCAATGGCTACCCCATCATCGATTCCAGGACGGTCGAAACCAGCGTGGAACTGAGAGACGGCGAAAGCCTGATCCTCGCGGGGTTGTTGCAGGAGGATGAGGTCAGGAACATGTCCAAGATCCCCCTGCTAGGCGACATCCCGATCCTGGGGGCGCTGTTTCGTTCCAGCAGCAAAGACATCACCGAGAAGGAACTTGTGTTCTTCATCACGCCCAAACTCGTGAAGCCAACAGTGCCGGGGGGAAAGACCGAACTGCCGACTGACAAGAAGCTTACTCCTGAGCAGGAGAAGGAACTGTCATGGATGCCTTTAGGAAAATAG
- a CDS encoding ATPase — protein MFILGEKLVKENIITQAQLDQALDRQRRLGGRLGHNLVALGHVTEEDIKRQYQKNPPPPKCVEDTGLDLSFITDLILKHIVFMGEFRMGDVVDRVKLPITIVNRALEVLKREKFVEIKGATSYASATYSFKVTESGQKRSLELMDLCRYAGPAPVTLDEYQAMVELQTVKFITISDQTLRDAFSHLVCREDLFRRLGPAITSGKTVFIYGPPGNGKTAIAEAVGRVPTDFIYVPYAIDVGGQIISVFDPVNHIPVSPALLPEHVDQRWVLVRRPVVMVGGELTMRMLDLDFNRISKYYEASLQLKANNGIFILDDFGRQQIEPRDILNRWIVPLDRHIDFLTLHTGMKFAVPFDMLVIFATNLDPAQLLDEAFLRRIRYKVEIDRPTEPEYQRIFKMVCDSNEVPFSQEAYDYLISYCYKQYGALPNACHPRDLIEQIIVESRYNNRPARLSKESIEMACANYFVKMEA, from the coding sequence ATGTTCATTCTCGGAGAGAAACTGGTTAAGGAAAACATCATTACCCAGGCGCAACTTGACCAGGCCCTGGATCGGCAGCGCAGGCTCGGCGGCAGGCTCGGGCACAACCTCGTCGCGCTGGGCCACGTCACCGAGGAGGACATAAAGAGGCAGTACCAGAAAAACCCCCCTCCCCCGAAATGCGTCGAGGACACCGGGCTCGACCTATCCTTCATCACCGACCTGATCTTGAAACACATCGTGTTCATGGGGGAGTTCCGCATGGGGGACGTGGTGGACCGGGTCAAGCTGCCCATTACCATCGTGAACCGCGCGCTGGAGGTGTTGAAGCGGGAGAAGTTCGTCGAAATCAAGGGGGCGACGAGCTACGCGTCGGCCACCTACAGCTTCAAGGTCACCGAGTCGGGGCAAAAACGGAGCCTCGAACTGATGGACCTGTGCCGTTACGCCGGTCCCGCGCCGGTCACTCTCGACGAGTACCAGGCCATGGTCGAGTTGCAGACCGTGAAGTTCATCACCATCAGCGATCAGACCCTGAGGGACGCCTTTTCCCACCTGGTCTGCAGGGAGGACCTGTTCCGGCGCCTGGGGCCCGCCATCACCTCTGGGAAGACGGTCTTCATCTACGGCCCTCCGGGTAACGGCAAGACGGCGATAGCCGAGGCGGTGGGGCGCGTCCCCACGGACTTCATCTACGTCCCCTACGCCATCGACGTGGGGGGCCAGATCATCAGCGTCTTCGACCCGGTGAACCACATCCCGGTCTCCCCTGCCCTGCTCCCGGAGCACGTGGACCAGCGCTGGGTCCTGGTGCGCAGGCCGGTGGTCATGGTCGGCGGCGAGCTCACCATGCGGATGCTCGACCTCGATTTCAACCGCATCTCCAAGTACTACGAGGCCTCGCTGCAGTTGAAGGCCAACAACGGCATCTTCATCCTCGACGACTTCGGCAGGCAGCAGATCGAGCCCCGGGACATCCTGAACCGCTGGATCGTCCCCCTGGACCGGCATATCGATTTCCTGACCCTGCACACGGGGATGAAGTTCGCGGTCCCCTTCGACATGCTGGTCATCTTCGCCACCAACCTCGACCCGGCCCAGCTTTTGGACGAGGCGTTCCTGCGCAGGATCAGGTACAAGGTGGAGATAGACCGCCCCACCGAACCGGAGTACCAGCGGATCTTCAAAATGGTCTGCGACTCGAACGAGGTGCCGTTCAGCCAGGAGGCCTATGACTACCTGATCAGTTACTGTTACAAGCAGTACGGCGCCTTGCCCAACGCCTGTCACCCCCGTGACCTCATAGAGCAGATCATCGTCGAGTCCCGTTACAACAACCGCCCCGCCCGGCTCTCAAAAGAAAGTATTGAGATGGCATGTGCCAATTATTTTGTTAAAATGGAAGCATAG